The DNA region CAAGGATAAATCTGGACATGGCTGGGCTCCTTGAATTCGGACAGCGGTTAGGGCGCTTTTCAGGACATAGCGTAAATATTCTTGGGCAAATGCGCATACAGGCATCTGATGGGTATAGAACCCGTCTTTTTTTATTTTTCCAGTTCCGTACTCACCAATTTCCGGGTAAAGTATCACATCATTAATCCAATGAACCTACCTGGAGGAGGACAAAAAGATGGTTCTGAAACGCTTGGTCGCCCCTTTGTGCATGCTTGCCCTGGTGCTCAGCATGATAGGCGCAACCGCAGCCAATGCACATGAGTTGCCTATAGTTACCGGTGCGGACTGGGTCGCTTCCACGGATCGTGAACGTGGCGCTTTCCTTCTTGGCATGGCCACCGTCATTGAGTTAGAGAAGCAGGTGCAGGGAATCGATCCGCCGTTCGCGGATCACACCCTTATCGACACGTGGGTCAAAGGGCTGAGCCCGTACACCATCAGGGAGCTGCGGACCATGCTGGACCAGTATTTCGTTGATCATCCCGACCAGATGGACAGGCCAGTGGTGGAGGTCCTCTGGGATGATATCGCCTTGAAGCAAGCGTACAAGGAGGCCAAGCAATGATTAAAGCATACTTTATCCCACTTGTTCTCGCCCTGGCTATTGCCGTGGGGGCGTGCACCAACATGACGCCGACCCAGCAGGGCGTGACCAGCGGCGGTCTGCTCGGCGCGGGCGCGGGCGCAGGCATCTCCGCCCTCTCCGGCGGCAACGCTGGTGTGGGCGCGCTGATCGGCGGCGCCGCTGGCGCCATTGCCGGCGGCCTTATCGGCCACGAGCAGGAGCGGCGCAACCAGTACGGCGACTGATTCCGCGCAACAGTCCTGGACCAACAAAAAAACCGGCGACGCCTTGCAACGGCGTCGCCGGTTTCGTTTTTTGCATCCAACTGGTCGCCTGCCGGGCAAACCGGGGAGCCCCGCCGGAGTGTCAGGCCTCGGCCTTTACCGCTTGTCCCGCGCGACCTTTCTGTGCAGCTTCCTGCCTACGGGGCCCAGGCAGGCCAACATGGCGAAGAGCATGGCCTTGCTCTTGATCTTGCTGGGATCGTAACGCACCATTTTCACTGCCATGACGATGACGTCGCCATAGCGACCACCGCGGAAGTACCAGGGAATAAAGTACATCAAGGACTTTGCGAGCAGGCGCTTGTACTCCTTTTCGTCCACCTCGGGGTAGCGTTCGTACAGCTTCTTCCGTAGCTTGAGGCTCTGGGCGTGCTGGCGCTCGAAGTTCAGGGTGACGTTCTCGCTGTGGTGCACCCAGCCGCAGTAGACCGCCTCTATGGTATGGATCTCATACTTGCGGGCCACGCGGAGGCTGAACTCGTAGTCCTCCACCCCTTCGAGCTCCCGGTCGAACCCCCCCACGGCTTCGAACACCTTCTTGGGAAACATCATGGACGACGGCTGGTTCATTATGTTGTGGCCCAGGAGCTCCTTGAACGAGTCGCCGTGCTTGACGCGGTCGAGCACCTCGATGATCTTGCCCTGGTTGTTCACGATCTCCGTAAACGTATCCATCAGGCCGATGTTCGAGTCCGGATGGGAGTCGAAGAAGTCCACCTGCGCCTGGAGCTTGCCCGGCAGCCAGTAATCGTCGCTGTCCAGCATGGCGATGAGCTCGCCCTTCGCAGCCTCGATCCCGGTGTTCCGGGCTCCGCTTACCCCCCTGTTGTCCTGGGAGATGACGCGCACCTTGTCGCCGAACTTCTGGCGAACCACCTCGGCTGTGTTATCTGTGCTCCCATCGTCGACAACGATCACTTCAAAGGGAAAATCAGTCTCTTGCGCCAGAACCGTTTCAACGGCCTGGTTGACGAATTTCTCAGCATTATACGCTGGAATAACAACGGAAACCTTCATCAGTAGGCACCTCTGGCTCGCGGCGATCCTCAATCTCAGGCGTGTTCGCTCCGGATTATCGGCTGTCTGGAATCGCTCGCTGCTGTCTACAAAGCCGATATCAGAATACAGGAATCAATAGTATGCATCATTGCCGATTTTCAGCGCACATACAAGCGATTTCCAAAAATATGGCGCACTCATTACGTGCAGCCGAACAGACAATGGACATAAAACGTGCGGAACGAATGCGGGAAAATTGTCCGGGTCCCGGGCAGAACCACGCAGGCTCGTGCCCGAAACCCGGACAGGCGTGAGGCTAGGCAGGCGTAACGATGGAGAGAACGGTGTCGGTCAGGGCGTCTTTACCCTGGCTGGCGTAGAGGTGGTACAGGCCCATGATGGTGGCC from Oceanidesulfovibrio marinus includes:
- a CDS encoding glycine zipper domain-containing protein, translated to MIKAYFIPLVLALAIAVGACTNMTPTQQGVTSGGLLGAGAGAGISALSGGNAGVGALIGGAAGAIAGGLIGHEQERRNQYGD
- a CDS encoding glycosyltransferase family 2 protein; its protein translation is MKVSVVIPAYNAEKFVNQAVETVLAQETDFPFEVIVVDDGSTDNTAEVVRQKFGDKVRVISQDNRGVSGARNTGIEAAKGELIAMLDSDDYWLPGKLQAQVDFFDSHPDSNIGLMDTFTEIVNNQGKIIEVLDRVKHGDSFKELLGHNIMNQPSSMMFPKKVFEAVGGFDRELEGVEDYEFSLRVARKYEIHTIEAVYCGWVHHSENVTLNFERQHAQSLKLRKKLYERYPEVDEKEYKRLLAKSLMYFIPWYFRGGRYGDVIVMAVKMVRYDPSKIKSKAMLFAMLACLGPVGRKLHRKVARDKR